A genomic window from Micromonospora violae includes:
- a CDS encoding arginase family protein, whose product MMRRIAVLDAPTNLGLRPPTPTSVPGCAKAPGALRDHDLLARLRARDAGCVTPARYDPGDWRPGDGVCHAREIADYSLALAERIGSIIDRGEFPVVLGGDCSVLLGSALAMHRLGEAVGGRIGLVFVDGHSDFRHPGNASYVGAAAGEDLALVTGRGQADLAALEGRRPYFRDIDVVVLGIRAQDEYRLDLQAAGITTRPVPALRAEGAARTAQWAHEQLADCAGYWVHIDVDVLDPAVMPAVDAPDPGGIAFAELEILLAGLVDTPHCLGVELTVFDPDYDPDGSYAAEIVNTVVAGLAPVTAPEAVPPRLLSARPTPSPRRASGRSATATERPERLAGLAGLDGLDRVAGVVGLDGAERVAGLDGVADVDSDSVGSGALGSGALGSAGVGPAGVGASGVGASGLGPSVSAVPHDVAAQSVLPEPPSSAATAAEAESPDTGGRAHTEPSGVAPLVDREPVGPPASAGPGLLRRTSPPA is encoded by the coding sequence ATGATGCGCCGGATCGCCGTCCTCGACGCGCCGACAAATCTCGGTCTACGGCCGCCGACACCCACGTCCGTCCCGGGTTGCGCCAAGGCACCCGGGGCGCTGCGCGACCACGACCTGCTGGCCCGGCTCCGGGCCCGCGACGCCGGCTGCGTCACCCCCGCCCGGTACGACCCGGGCGACTGGCGGCCCGGCGACGGGGTGTGCCACGCCCGGGAGATCGCCGACTACTCCCTGGCCCTCGCCGAACGCATCGGCTCGATCATCGACCGGGGTGAGTTCCCGGTGGTGCTCGGGGGCGACTGCTCCGTGCTCCTCGGCTCCGCCCTGGCCATGCACCGACTGGGCGAGGCCGTCGGCGGGCGCATCGGCCTGGTCTTCGTCGACGGGCACTCCGACTTCCGGCACCCCGGCAACGCCTCCTACGTCGGCGCGGCGGCCGGTGAGGACCTGGCCCTGGTCACCGGGCGAGGGCAGGCCGACCTGGCCGCGCTGGAGGGCCGTCGGCCCTACTTCCGTGACATCGACGTGGTGGTGCTCGGCATCCGCGCACAGGACGAATACCGGCTCGACCTCCAAGCCGCCGGAATCACCACCCGGCCGGTGCCGGCGCTACGTGCCGAAGGTGCCGCGCGGACGGCCCAGTGGGCGCACGAGCAACTCGCCGACTGCGCCGGCTACTGGGTGCACATCGACGTGGACGTGCTCGACCCTGCGGTGATGCCCGCCGTCGACGCCCCCGACCCAGGTGGGATCGCCTTCGCCGAGCTGGAGATCCTGCTCGCCGGCCTGGTCGACACCCCGCACTGCCTCGGCGTGGAGCTGACCGTCTTCGACCCCGACTACGACCCGGACGGCTCGTACGCGGCCGAAATCGTCAACACCGTGGTCGCCGGTCTGGCACCGGTGACCGCCCCGGAGGCCGTGCCGCCCCGGCTGCTGTCGGCCCGGCCCACGCCCAGCCCTCGGCGCGCCAGCGGCCGGAGCGCCACCGCCACTGAGCGTCCCGAGCGGCTCGCTGGGCTGGCTGGGCTCGACGGGCTCGATCGGGTTGCGGGGGTTGTGGGGCTTGACGGCGCGGAGCGGGTTGCGGGGCTTGACGGGGTCGCTGACGTCGACTCCGACAGTGTCGGCTCTGGCGCTCTCGGGTCTGGTGCTCTCGGTTCTGCCGGTGTCGGGCCTGCTGGCGTCGGCGCTTCTGGCGTCGGCGCGTCTGGTCTCGGTCCGTCGGTGAGCGCGGTGCCGCACGACGTCGCGGCCCAATCGGTCCTGCCTGAGCCACCGAGCAGCGCCGCGACGGCGGCCGAGGCGGAGTCACCCGACACTGGCGGGCGGGCCCACACCGAGCCGTCGGGCGTCGCGCCCCTGGTCGACCGCGAACCGGTCGGCCCACCCGCGTCGGCCGGTCCAGGTCTGCTCCGACGTACGTCTCCGCCGGCGTAG
- a CDS encoding acetyl-CoA C-acetyltransferase — MASVIVSGARTPMGRLLGNLKDLPATKLGGIAIKAALERAGVSPDQVQYVIMGQVLQAGAGQIPARQAAVEAGVPMSVPALTINKVCLSGLDAIALADQLIRAGEFDIVVAGGMESMTNAPHLLMGQRTGYKYGDVVVKDHMAHDGLSDAWDCCSMGESTERLGVKHNITRMEQDAFAAASHQRAAAAQKNGHFADEIAPVVIPQRKGDPLVISEDEGIRPDTTVESLAKLRPAFAKDGTITAGSSSPISDGAAAVLVMSKAKARELGLTWLAEIGAHGNVAGPDNSLHSQPSNAINHALKKGGLSVADLDLIEINEAFAQVGIQSTRDLGISPDKVNVNGGAIALGHPIGMSGARLVLTLALELKRRGGGTGAAALCGGGGQGDALIIHVPGQ; from the coding sequence ATGGCTTCGGTGATCGTCAGCGGCGCGCGGACCCCCATGGGCCGGCTGCTGGGCAACCTCAAGGACCTCCCGGCCACGAAGCTCGGCGGGATCGCCATCAAGGCGGCTCTGGAGCGGGCCGGCGTCAGCCCGGACCAGGTCCAGTACGTGATCATGGGTCAGGTGTTGCAGGCCGGCGCCGGTCAGATCCCGGCTCGGCAGGCAGCGGTCGAGGCCGGCGTACCGATGTCCGTGCCGGCACTGACCATCAACAAGGTCTGCCTCTCCGGCCTGGACGCGATCGCCCTGGCCGACCAGCTGATCCGCGCCGGCGAGTTCGACATCGTGGTGGCCGGCGGCATGGAGTCGATGACCAACGCCCCGCACCTGCTGATGGGCCAGCGCACCGGCTACAAGTACGGCGACGTGGTGGTCAAGGACCACATGGCACACGACGGGCTCAGCGACGCCTGGGACTGCTGCTCGATGGGTGAGTCGACTGAGCGGCTCGGCGTCAAGCACAACATCACGCGTATGGAGCAGGACGCCTTCGCCGCCGCCAGCCACCAGCGGGCTGCCGCCGCCCAGAAGAACGGCCATTTCGCCGACGAGATCGCCCCGGTGGTCATCCCGCAGCGCAAGGGCGACCCCCTGGTGATCAGCGAGGACGAGGGCATCCGCCCGGACACCACCGTCGAATCGCTGGCCAAGTTGCGCCCCGCCTTCGCCAAGGACGGCACCATCACCGCCGGCAGCTCCTCGCCGATCTCCGACGGCGCCGCCGCGGTGCTGGTGATGAGCAAGGCCAAGGCGAGGGAGCTGGGGTTGACCTGGCTGGCCGAGATCGGTGCGCACGGCAACGTGGCGGGCCCGGACAACTCCCTGCACTCGCAGCCGTCCAACGCGATCAACCACGCCCTGAAGAAGGGCGGCCTGAGCGTGGCGGACCTGGACCTCATCGAAATCAACGAGGCGTTCGCGCAGGTCGGCATCCAGTCCACCAGGGACCTCGGGATCAGCCCGGACAAGGTCAACGTCAACGGCGGCGCGATCGCGCTGGGCCACCCGATCGGCATGTCCGGCGCCCGTCTCGTCCTCACCCTCGCCCTGGAGTTGAAGCGGCGCGGTGGCGGCACCGGCGCGGCGGCGCTCTGCGGCGGCGGTGGCCAGGGTGACGCGCTGATCATCCACGTGCCGGGCCAGTGA
- a CDS encoding Asp23/Gls24 family envelope stress response protein: MTDAVENAGTVPPATGDARGGTLVSDEVVEKIAGAAARSVPGVADLGGDVARFFNSILDKVGLDEAGDARRGISADVKGTSAVINVVLVIDAGRVVSDVTEAVRVAVIEAVEKYGLTVTQVNITVDDIELNQPGAAGA; this comes from the coding sequence ATGACGGACGCGGTGGAGAACGCCGGTACGGTGCCGCCCGCGACGGGCGACGCCCGGGGTGGCACGTTGGTCTCCGATGAGGTCGTGGAGAAGATCGCCGGTGCCGCCGCTCGTTCGGTGCCCGGCGTCGCCGATCTCGGCGGTGATGTGGCCCGGTTCTTCAACAGCATCCTGGACAAGGTCGGTCTGGACGAGGCGGGCGACGCCCGTCGAGGCATCTCGGCTGACGTGAAGGGCACCTCGGCGGTCATCAATGTCGTTCTGGTGATCGACGCCGGTCGGGTCGTGTCCGACGTGACCGAGGCGGTGCGGGTCGCGGTGATCGAGGCCGTGGAGAAGTACGGCCTGACGGTCACCCAGGTCAACATCACGGTGGACGACATCGAACTGAACCAGCCCGGGGCAGCCGGCGCCTGA
- a CDS encoding acyl-CoA mutase large subunit family protein produces MDADEIDAGRARWQARYDAARKRDADFTTLSGMPVEPVYGPPEGVSYPGFERIGWPGEYPYTRGLYPTGYRGRTWTIRQFAGFGNAQQTNERYKMILGAGGGGLSVAFDMPTLMGRDSDDPQALGEVGHCGVAIDTATDMQVLFDGIDLAGVTTSMTISGPAVPVFCMYLVAAERQGADLSKLDGTLQTDIFKEYIAQKEWLFDPEPHLRLIGDLMEYCAAEIPRYKPLSVSGYHIREAGSTAAQELAYTLADGFGYVELGLSRGLDVNVFAPGLSFFFDSHLDFFEEIAKFRAARRIWARWLRDVYGATSEKALWLRFHTQTAGVSLTAQQPVNNVVRTAVEALAAVLGGTNSLHTNALDETLALPTDESAEIALRTQQVLMEETGVVNVADPLGGSWYVEALTDKIEAEAEEIFARIRQLGGDGPHQIGPMTSGILRGIEDGWFTGHIAESAFVYQQALEKGDKKIVGVNCHTGTVAKELEILRISHEVEVEQRRVLAERKSARDSAAVRAALTRMIEASRTDENMIPAMLDAVRAEATLGEICDALRAEWGTYREPARF; encoded by the coding sequence ATGGACGCCGACGAGATCGACGCCGGACGGGCGCGCTGGCAGGCCCGGTACGACGCCGCGCGCAAGCGGGATGCGGACTTCACCACGCTCTCCGGGATGCCGGTCGAGCCGGTGTACGGGCCGCCGGAGGGCGTCAGTTACCCGGGCTTCGAACGGATCGGCTGGCCGGGCGAGTATCCGTACACCAGGGGTTTGTATCCGACCGGCTACCGCGGGCGGACCTGGACGATCCGGCAGTTCGCCGGCTTCGGCAACGCCCAGCAGACCAACGAGCGTTACAAGATGATCCTCGGCGCCGGTGGCGGCGGCCTCTCGGTCGCGTTCGACATGCCGACGCTGATGGGCCGCGACTCGGACGACCCGCAGGCGCTCGGCGAGGTCGGGCACTGCGGGGTGGCCATCGACACCGCCACCGACATGCAGGTGCTCTTCGACGGCATCGACCTGGCCGGCGTCACCACCTCGATGACCATCTCCGGTCCGGCGGTGCCGGTGTTCTGCATGTACCTGGTCGCCGCCGAGCGGCAGGGCGCCGATCTGTCCAAGCTGGACGGCACCCTGCAGACCGACATCTTCAAGGAGTACATCGCGCAGAAGGAGTGGCTCTTCGACCCGGAGCCGCACCTGCGCCTGATCGGCGACCTGATGGAGTACTGCGCCGCCGAGATTCCGCGCTACAAGCCGCTGTCGGTCTCCGGTTACCACATCCGCGAGGCCGGCTCGACCGCCGCGCAGGAGTTGGCGTACACCCTGGCGGACGGCTTCGGCTACGTCGAGCTGGGTCTCTCGCGCGGGCTGGACGTGAACGTCTTCGCGCCGGGGCTGAGCTTCTTCTTCGACTCGCACCTCGACTTCTTCGAGGAGATCGCCAAGTTCCGTGCCGCCCGCCGGATCTGGGCCCGCTGGCTGCGCGACGTCTACGGCGCGACCAGCGAGAAGGCCCTGTGGCTGCGGTTCCACACGCAGACCGCCGGGGTGTCGCTGACCGCGCAGCAGCCGGTCAACAATGTCGTACGGACCGCCGTCGAGGCGCTCGCGGCGGTGCTCGGCGGAACGAACTCGCTGCACACCAACGCGTTGGACGAGACGCTGGCGCTGCCCACCGACGAGTCGGCCGAGATCGCCCTGCGTACCCAGCAGGTGCTGATGGAGGAGACCGGTGTGGTCAACGTGGCCGACCCGCTCGGTGGCTCCTGGTACGTCGAGGCGCTGACCGACAAGATCGAGGCCGAGGCGGAGGAGATCTTCGCCCGAATCCGGCAGCTCGGGGGCGACGGGCCGCATCAGATCGGCCCGATGACCTCGGGCATCCTGCGTGGCATCGAGGACGGCTGGTTCACCGGGCACATCGCCGAGTCGGCCTTCGTCTACCAGCAGGCCCTCGAGAAGGGCGACAAAAAGATCGTCGGGGTCAACTGCCACACCGGCACGGTCGCCAAGGAGCTGGAGATCCTGCGCATCTCGCACGAGGTGGAGGTGGAACAGCGCCGGGTGCTCGCCGAGCGCAAGAGCGCGCGGGACTCCGCGGCGGTCCGTGCGGCGCTGACCCGGATGATCGAGGCGAGCCGTACCGACGAGAACATGATCCCCGCCATGCTCGACGCCGTCCGCGCCGAGGCCACGCTGGGCGAGATCTGCGACGCCCTACGGGCCGAATGGGGCACCTACCGGGAGCCGGCCCGCTTCTGA
- a CDS encoding DivIVA domain-containing protein, whose product MPQQQSSPLAFFDNANSQPDFTVGLRGYNTHQVDDFLGRMTAALTQSDQARAEAEQRMNDAQRRLRQAEQRMSALEQKLTDTNKQLEENSRPTLSGLGTRVEQILRLAEEQANDHRNEAKRESEGILSAARLEAREITDKARAEAAAMKASAEREAGNLRTAAEREAAEVRVQARREADTLRADADRETKQLRTVTAHEVAELKSTVEREVATLRATAEREITQQRAKAAREAEEKRAEATKLLTDARDKRDKDLQALELQLAERREKAEREESERHAAQVAQTQKMVSEAEQRARAAQERAKEIEQRAEARRVESERNAAETIDKAKAHADKTLNEAKAESQRLLTEARTEAELTTQAARREVEDLTRQKDAVTSQLGQMLSGLAGIVPGMPAQGAAAAKPDAKKTDGGQERVPAETAG is encoded by the coding sequence ATGCCCCAGCAGCAGTCCTCCCCTCTCGCGTTCTTCGATAACGCGAACTCGCAGCCAGATTTCACCGTTGGCCTGCGCGGATACAACACCCATCAGGTCGATGACTTCCTCGGCCGGATGACCGCCGCGCTGACCCAGTCCGACCAGGCCCGTGCCGAGGCCGAGCAGCGGATGAACGACGCCCAGCGTCGGCTCCGCCAGGCCGAGCAGCGCATGAGTGCGCTGGAGCAGAAGCTCACCGACACGAACAAGCAGCTCGAAGAGAACAGCCGGCCCACCCTCTCCGGGCTCGGCACCCGCGTTGAGCAGATCCTCCGGCTCGCCGAGGAGCAGGCCAACGACCACCGCAACGAGGCCAAGCGCGAGTCGGAGGGCATCCTCTCCGCCGCCCGCCTCGAAGCCCGTGAGATCACCGACAAGGCCCGCGCCGAGGCCGCCGCCATGAAGGCGAGCGCCGAGCGCGAGGCGGGCAACCTGCGTACGGCCGCCGAGCGCGAGGCCGCCGAGGTCCGGGTGCAGGCCCGCCGCGAGGCTGACACGCTGCGCGCCGACGCCGACCGGGAGACCAAGCAGCTGCGTACGGTCACCGCCCACGAGGTGGCCGAGCTGAAGTCGACCGTCGAGCGGGAGGTGGCCACCCTCCGGGCCACCGCCGAGCGGGAGATCACCCAGCAGCGGGCGAAGGCGGCCCGCGAGGCTGAGGAGAAGCGCGCCGAGGCGACCAAGCTGCTCACCGACGCGCGGGACAAGCGCGACAAGGACCTCCAGGCCCTGGAGCTGCAGCTGGCCGAGCGTCGGGAGAAGGCCGAGCGCGAGGAGTCCGAGCGCCACGCCGCCCAGGTCGCGCAGACCCAGAAGATGGTCAGCGAGGCCGAGCAGCGTGCCCGGGCCGCACAGGAGCGGGCCAAGGAGATCGAGCAGCGGGCCGAGGCGCGGCGGGTCGAGTCTGAGCGCAACGCCGCCGAGACGATCGACAAGGCCAAGGCGCACGCGGACAAGACCCTCAACGAGGCGAAGGCCGAGTCGCAGCGTCTGCTCACCGAGGCTCGCACCGAGGCCGAGCTGACCACGCAGGCCGCCCGCCGCGAGGTCGAGGACCTCACCCGGCAGAAGGACGCGGTCACCTCGCAGCTGGGTCAGATGCTCTCCGGGCTCGCCGGCATCGTCCCGGGGATGCCGGCGCAGGGCGCTGCGGCTGCCAAGCCGGACGCCAAGAAGACCGATGGCGGTCAGGAGCGGGTGCCCGCGGAGACCGCCGGCTGA
- the meaB gene encoding methylmalonyl Co-A mutase-associated GTPase MeaB, producing MSGAAEQVPAAGTTSVRRSRDVPLLVERARAGDPRAVARLITLVENGDALLPAIAAALAPYAGQAQVVGLTGSPGVGKSTTTNELVRALRAHGHRVGVLAVDPSSPFTGGAILGDRVRMQDHATDPGVYIRSMSSRGHLGGLAAATPQAVRVLEGAGCDVVLVETVGVGQAEVEVASLADTTLVLLAPGMGDAIQAVKAGILEIADVFVVNKADRDGADATVRDIQGMIALGERGPGQWRPQVVRSVAARGEGIDDIAAAIDKHRGWLVEHGELRRRQEARAAAEIEAIALGTLRARIGSLRDGTELSTLATKVAEGAIDPYTAADELLAQLAR from the coding sequence GTGAGCGGAGCGGCCGAGCAGGTTCCGGCAGCGGGCACCACGTCGGTGCGCCGCAGCCGGGACGTACCCCTGCTGGTCGAACGGGCCCGCGCGGGTGACCCCCGCGCGGTGGCCCGCCTGATCACGCTGGTGGAGAACGGCGACGCGCTGTTGCCGGCGATCGCTGCGGCGCTGGCGCCGTACGCCGGGCAGGCGCAGGTCGTCGGGTTGACCGGTTCACCGGGGGTGGGAAAGTCGACCACCACGAACGAGTTGGTCCGCGCGCTGCGGGCGCACGGGCACCGGGTCGGTGTGCTGGCGGTCGACCCGTCCAGCCCGTTCACCGGCGGCGCGATCCTGGGTGACCGGGTGCGGATGCAGGACCACGCCACCGATCCGGGCGTCTACATCCGGTCGATGTCCAGCCGGGGGCACCTCGGCGGGCTGGCCGCGGCGACGCCGCAGGCGGTCCGGGTGCTGGAGGGCGCCGGCTGCGACGTGGTGCTGGTGGAGACCGTCGGCGTCGGGCAGGCCGAGGTGGAGGTCGCCTCGCTGGCCGACACGACGCTGGTGCTGCTCGCGCCCGGAATGGGCGACGCGATCCAGGCGGTCAAGGCCGGCATCCTGGAGATCGCCGACGTGTTCGTCGTGAACAAGGCCGACCGGGACGGCGCCGACGCCACCGTCCGGGACATCCAGGGCATGATCGCTCTCGGTGAGCGCGGGCCGGGGCAGTGGCGGCCGCAGGTGGTCCGGTCGGTCGCCGCGCGCGGCGAGGGCATCGACGACATCGCCGCCGCCATCGACAAGCACCGGGGTTGGCTGGTCGAGCACGGCGAGCTGCGCCGCCGCCAGGAGGCGCGGGCCGCCGCCGAGATCGAGGCGATCGCGCTCGGCACCCTGCGCGCCCGGATCGGCTCACTACGCGACGGTACGGAGTTGTCCACGCTGGCCACGAAGGTCGCCGAGGGCGCGATCGACCCGTACACGGCGGCCGACGAACTGCTCGCCCAGCTCGCTCGCTGA
- a CDS encoding Asp23/Gls24 family envelope stress response protein — MDHEMTQELAATSVPAGGTTKVADEVVEKIAVAAARAVPGVVELGGDVARFFNAVFDRVGLDQLGDARRGCSAYVTGDAAVINLVLVTEAGRPVPEITGEVRAQVTEAVEAYGLRVDEVNIRVDDVTIGDPATTTPA, encoded by the coding sequence GTGGACCACGAGATGACGCAGGAGTTGGCCGCGACGTCGGTGCCGGCCGGCGGAACGACGAAGGTCGCCGACGAGGTGGTCGAGAAGATCGCCGTCGCGGCGGCCAGGGCGGTGCCCGGGGTGGTCGAGCTGGGCGGGGACGTCGCCCGGTTCTTCAACGCGGTTTTCGACCGGGTCGGGCTGGACCAGCTGGGCGACGCCCGCCGGGGCTGCTCGGCCTACGTGACCGGGGACGCCGCCGTGATCAACCTGGTGCTGGTGACCGAGGCCGGTCGCCCGGTGCCGGAGATCACCGGCGAGGTGCGCGCCCAGGTGACGGAGGCGGTCGAGGCGTACGGGTTGCGGGTCGACGAGGTCAACATCCGTGTCGACGACGTGACGATCGGTGACCCCGCGACCACAACCCCGGCCTGA
- a CDS encoding tetratricopeptide repeat protein: protein MSDPRITSSIFTRGAVDLSTLRGPAPASTRPGTPPQAGPSNGATGAPTPGGETAIVDVTEATIQSDVLERSMAMPVVVFFGAAGFPESDEFAPVLERLNAEGGGTWVLARVDVQENPRIAQMFRVQGIPMVYAVVGGQPVDAFSGVVPEAQLRQWIQAVLKAGGVTVAEPEDPRLDEADDALMSGDLDAAEQAYRKILADAPADAAATAGLAQVGVARRVAGADPSTALAAAESAPDDVAAQLLAADIEVLSGLAEQAYARLVGLVRRTAGEDRETARQHLVSLFSIAGPDDPAVASARRALASALF from the coding sequence ATGAGCGACCCACGGATCACCTCGTCGATCTTCACCCGCGGCGCGGTCGACCTCAGCACGCTGCGTGGCCCCGCACCAGCCAGTACCCGCCCCGGCACACCCCCGCAGGCCGGCCCGTCCAACGGTGCCACCGGCGCGCCCACCCCCGGCGGTGAGACCGCCATCGTGGACGTCACCGAGGCGACCATCCAGTCCGACGTGCTCGAACGCTCGATGGCCATGCCCGTCGTGGTGTTCTTCGGTGCGGCCGGCTTCCCGGAGAGCGACGAGTTCGCCCCGGTCCTGGAGCGGCTGAACGCCGAGGGCGGCGGCACCTGGGTGCTGGCCCGGGTCGACGTGCAGGAAAACCCCCGAATCGCCCAGATGTTCCGGGTCCAGGGCATTCCCATGGTCTACGCGGTCGTCGGCGGCCAGCCGGTCGACGCCTTCTCCGGAGTGGTGCCCGAGGCGCAGCTGCGGCAGTGGATTCAGGCCGTACTCAAGGCCGGCGGCGTGACCGTCGCCGAGCCGGAGGACCCCCGCCTCGACGAGGCGGATGACGCGCTGATGAGCGGCGATCTGGACGCCGCCGAGCAGGCGTACCGGAAGATCCTGGCCGACGCCCCGGCGGACGCCGCGGCCACCGCGGGGCTGGCTCAGGTCGGGGTCGCCCGACGGGTGGCCGGCGCCGACCCGTCGACCGCGCTGGCCGCCGCCGAGAGCGCCCCCGACGACGTCGCCGCCCAACTGCTGGCCGCCGACATCGAGGTGCTCAGCGGCCTGGCCGAGCAGGCGTACGCGCGGCTCGTCGGTCTGGTCCGGCGCACCGCCGGCGAAGACCGCGAGACGGCTCGCCAACACCTGGTCTCGCTGTTCTCCATCGCCGGCCCGGACGACCCGGCCGTCGCCTCGGCGCGTCGGGCCCTGGCCAGCGCCCTGTTCTGA
- the mce gene encoding methylmalonyl-CoA epimerase — protein MAENSPVEPGADYVTDIGLRKIDHVGIAVADLDAAIDFYQRTFGMRCVHVETNAEQGVREAMLAVGPTTEGGCVQLLAPLSPESTIAKFLDRNGPGVQQVAYTVVDIDAACAALRERGMRLLYDAPRRGTADSRINFVHPKDAGGVLVELVQPAPANH, from the coding sequence ATGGCAGAGAACTCCCCCGTCGAGCCCGGTGCGGACTACGTCACAGACATCGGGCTTCGCAAGATTGACCACGTTGGGATCGCCGTGGCCGACCTGGACGCCGCGATCGACTTCTACCAGCGGACGTTCGGGATGCGCTGCGTACACGTGGAAACCAACGCCGAGCAGGGCGTTCGGGAAGCGATGCTGGCCGTCGGACCGACCACCGAGGGCGGCTGCGTGCAGTTGCTCGCGCCGCTCAGCCCGGAGTCGACGATCGCGAAGTTCCTGGACCGCAACGGGCCGGGCGTCCAGCAGGTCGCGTACACCGTGGTGGACATCGACGCCGCCTGCGCGGCCCTGCGCGAGCGCGGGATGCGCCTGCTCTACGACGCTCCCCGCCGCGGCACCGCGGACAGCCGGATCAACTTCGTCCACCCGAAGGACGCCGGTGGCGTCCTCGTCGAACTGGTCCAGCCCGCCCCCGCCAACCACTGA
- the ccrA gene encoding crotonyl-CoA carboxylase/reductase: MQDILEAIMAAEESNDPDRELAGVAGLPVPESYRGVVVRAEEARMFDGMATRDKDPRKALHVQEVPTPELAPGEALIAVMASAINYNTVWTSIFEPLPTFRFLERYGRVSELTRRHDLPYHVVGSDAAGVVLRTGPGVTRWAPGDEVVAHCLSVELEDAAGHDDTMLDPQQRIWGFETNFGGLAEMAVVKANQLMPKPRHLSWEEAASPGLVNSTAYRQLVSHHGANMKQGDVVLIWGASGGLGGYATQMALNGGAIPVCVVSSPEKAELCRKMGAELVIDRAAEGFRFWKDEETQDPDEWRRFGERIRELTSGEDPDIVFEHPGRETFGASVYVARRGGTIVTCASTSGFNHQYDNRYLWMHLKRIVGSHFANYHEAWQANRLVALGKVHPTVSRSYPLEQTGQAAYEVHRNAHQGKVGVRCLAPRDGLGVRDGELRAQHEDAINRFRGH, encoded by the coding sequence GTGCAGGACATCCTCGAAGCGATCATGGCGGCGGAGGAATCGAACGATCCGGACCGCGAACTCGCCGGTGTCGCCGGGCTGCCCGTACCGGAGAGCTACCGAGGCGTGGTGGTCCGCGCCGAGGAGGCCCGGATGTTCGACGGCATGGCCACCCGGGACAAGGACCCGCGCAAGGCGCTGCACGTGCAGGAGGTGCCGACCCCGGAGCTGGCGCCGGGTGAGGCGCTGATCGCGGTGATGGCCAGCGCGATCAACTACAACACGGTGTGGACCAGCATCTTCGAGCCGCTGCCCACCTTCCGGTTCCTGGAACGCTACGGCCGGGTCTCCGAGCTGACCCGCCGACACGACCTGCCGTACCACGTGGTCGGCTCGGACGCGGCGGGCGTGGTGTTGCGCACCGGCCCCGGGGTGACCCGCTGGGCGCCCGGCGACGAGGTGGTCGCGCACTGCCTCTCCGTCGAGCTGGAGGACGCGGCCGGGCACGACGACACCATGCTCGACCCGCAGCAGCGGATCTGGGGCTTCGAGACCAACTTCGGCGGGCTGGCCGAGATGGCGGTGGTCAAGGCCAACCAGCTGATGCCCAAGCCGCGGCACCTGAGCTGGGAGGAGGCGGCCAGCCCGGGGCTGGTCAACTCCACCGCGTACCGGCAGCTCGTCTCGCACCACGGCGCCAACATGAAGCAGGGTGACGTGGTGCTGATCTGGGGCGCGTCCGGCGGCCTCGGCGGGTACGCCACGCAGATGGCGCTCAACGGCGGCGCGATCCCGGTCTGCGTGGTGTCCTCACCGGAGAAGGCCGAGCTGTGCCGCAAGATGGGTGCCGAGCTGGTCATCGACCGGGCCGCGGAGGGCTTCCGCTTCTGGAAGGACGAGGAGACCCAGGACCCGGACGAGTGGCGGCGCTTCGGCGAACGGATCCGCGAGCTGACCAGCGGCGAGGACCCGGACATCGTGTTCGAGCACCCGGGTCGGGAGACGTTCGGGGCCAGCGTCTACGTGGCCCGGCGTGGCGGGACCATCGTCACCTGCGCCTCCACCAGCGGCTTCAACCACCAGTACGACAACCGCTACCTGTGGATGCACCTCAAGCGGATCGTCGGCAGTCACTTCGCCAACTACCACGAGGCGTGGCAGGCCAACCGCCTGGTCGCGCTCGGCAAGGTGCACCCGACGGTGTCCCGCAGCTATCCGTTGGAGCAGACCGGTCAGGCCGCGTACGAGGTGCACCGCAACGCCCACCAGGGCAAGGTCGGGGTGCGCTGCCTCGCCCCCCGCGACGGACTGGGCGTACGCGACGGAGAGTTGCGGGCCCAGCACGAGGACGCGATCAACCGGTTCCGGGGTCACTGA